From the Eremothecium cymbalariae DBVPG#7215 chromosome 6, complete sequence genome, one window contains:
- the IRC19 gene encoding Irc19p (similar to Ashbya gossypii AFR187C): MIKVGPLITTPKAIMTKDFTLIINKSPYTLPTDFQKYSRSGKLRVLYRRFIRLRPFISRRAMIRGSYTNYIRHKFHENYELKRDIVLKSSGGKRMHDLSDIEMGCRTLTFVQKAVSHVDGEGEDGIHGALAHDNLICKRILKNLLTIEFHRERLEFRNAVAYRYLRLTFEYLDPTYRNLKYASLRHADTSIIHLNELLGTRL; this comes from the coding sequence ATGATAAAAGTAGGGCCGTTAATCACCACGCCTAAAGCCATAATGACCAAGGATTTCACATtgattattaataaatctCCCTATACGCTTCCTACTGactttcaaaaatactCAAGAAGCGGAAAATTGAGGGTACTGTATCGACGTTTTATAAGATTAAGACCTTTTATCTCGCGACGTGCTATGATTAGAGGAAGCTATACTAATTATATTCGACATAAATTCCATGAAAATTATGAGTTAAAACGAGATATAGTGCTAAAATCAAGTGGGGGTAAGAGAATGCATGATTTAAGTGATATCGAGATGGGTTGTCGAACGTTAACATTTGTGCAAAAGGCGGTGTCACATGTCGATGGGGAAGGCGAAGACGGGATACATGGAGCATTGGCTCACGATAATTTAATATGCAAGAGGATTTTAAAGAACTTGTTGACAATCGAGTTTCATCGCGAGCGTTTAGAGTTTAGAAATGCCGTCGCTTATCGATATTTACGGTTGACATTTGAATACTTAGATCCTACATATAGGAACCTCAAATATGCATCATTAAGACATGCAGATACATCTATTATACatttaaatgaattattGGGAACTAGGTTATAA
- the RIX7 gene encoding putative AAA family ATPase RIX7 (similar to Ashbya gossypii AFR188W): MVKARSSGKKGSLTQSLDNKIMELIYRLVDEKSLERQRSRVKTVGIEDENQDDLVDELKNEFPEICLARDLQFGEVLGYVQTRDLSLQRVKKVILEKTVDRVLKQIIKEEYDEIGDLEESGESGESELIDVEKQNMMIVQDTNEMNKNITSQWKITPVSPPTAKTTEEINGSSDSTNKQSMIKRRSTKDGGSKVKRQKVREDRSPPQTDLSSLGGMDDVVAQLMELIGLPILHPEIYASTGIEPPRGVLFHGPPGCGKTSIANALAGELQVPFISISAPSVVSGMSGESEKKIRDLFDEAKSLAPCLVFFDEIDAIAPKRDGGAQREMERRIVAQLLTSMDELSFDKTDGKPVIVIGATNRPDSLDAALRRAGRFDREICLNVPNEASRMHILKKMTSNLKINGQIDFVKLSKLTPGFVGADLKALVTAAGTCAIKRIFRTFAISGGNSDAKEMEIDGDIEQDALKNTANLIDPLPLSIVQHFLNNFPDPLNAEQLETLTIKYEDFLKALPTIQPTAKREGFATVPDVTWTNVGALTKIRMELNMAIVQPIKRPELYEKVGISAPAGVLLWGPPGCGKTLIAKAVANESRANFISIKGPELLNKYVGESERAIRQVFTRARASVPCVIFFDELDALVPRRDTSLSESSSRVVNTLLTELDGLNDRRGIFVIAATNRPDIIDPAMLRPGRLDKTLFIELPDLTEKHDILKTLIRSNGTPLAPNIDLSVIVSDERCRNFSGADLASLVRESSVLALKRNFFKSDEIGSVLENNLDREFEDLSVGVSEDVVVTMKDFQLALRKIKPSVSDKDRLKYERLNKRMGWNDEVQLQGEPNSTLNE, translated from the coding sequence ATGGTTAAGGCTAGATCAAGTGGGAAGAAGGGTTCTTTAACCCAGTCACTTGATAACAAGATAATGGAGTTGATATATCGTCTCGTAGATGAAAAATCATTGGAAAGACAACGTTCTAGAGTTAAAACAGTTGGGatagaagatgaaaatcAGGATGATTTGGTagatgaattgaaaaatgaatttCCTGAGATTTGTTTAGCTCGTGATCTTCAGTTTGGCGAGGTTTTGGGCTATGTTCAAACTCGGGATTTATCGTTACAAAGGGTGAAGAAGGTTATATTAGAGAAAACTGTTGATCGTGtattaaaacaaatcattaaggaagaatatgatgaaaTTGGTGATCTCGAAGAATCTGGAGAATCTGGAGAATCTGAACTCATTGATGTAGAAAAGCAGAATATGATGATCGTTCAGGATACAAATGAAATGAACAAGAACATTACCAGCCAATGGAAAATTACGCCGGTGTCGCCGCCAACGGCGAAGACCACAGAGGAAATCAATGGTTCATCGGATTCCACGAACAAACAATCTATGATTAAGAGACGCTCAACCAAGGATGGTGGTAGCAAAGTTAAAAGGCAAAAGGTTCGAGAGGATAGATCTCCACCGCAAACAGACTTGTCGTCATTGGGTGGAATGGATGATGTGGTTGCTCAATTAATGGAATTAATTGGGTTACCCATTTTACATCCAGAAATATATGCATCAACTGGTATTGAGCCACCTCGTGGCGTGCTATTTCATGGCCCCCCTGGATGTGGTAAAACATCTATCGCAAATGCGTTGGCTGGTGAACTTCAAGTGCCTTTTATTTCCATTTCCGCACCCTCTGTGGTAAGCGGGATGTCTGGAGAAAGTGAAAAGAAAATCCGTGATTTGTTTGATGAAGCTAAATCTTTGGCTCCATGTCTCGtcttttttgatgaaattgacGCAATTGCACCCAAGAGAGATGGAGGTGCCCAAAGAGAGATGGAGAGGAGAATTGTCGCACAATTGTTAACTTCTATGGATGAACTTTCATTTGATAAAACAGATGGTAAACctgttattgttattggCGCGACTAATAGACCAGATTCTTTGGATGCTGCATTGAGACGTGCTGGAAGATTTGATAGAGAAATATGTTTGAATGTTCCTAATGAAGCTTCAAGGATGCATATACTTAAAAAAATGACTTCAAACTTAAAAATTAATGGTCAGATTGATTTTGtaaaattatcaaaacttACCCCAGGGTTTGTTGGTGCAGACTTGAAAGCTTTGGTGACGGCAGCAGGTACCTGTGCTATTAAGAGAATTTTTCGAACATTTGCGATATCAGGTGGGAATTCAGATGCCAAAGAGATGGAGATAGATGGTGATATTGAACAAGATGCCTTAAAAAATACTGCAAATCTCATTGACCCTCTACCACTATCCATAGTGCAGCATTTCTTAAATAATTTCCCAGATCCTTTGAATGCAGAACAATTGGAAACTTTAACAATTAAATATGaagattttttgaaggCATTACCAACAATTCAGCCCACGGCCAAGCGAGAAGGGTTTGCTACTGTCCCTGATGTAACATGGACTAATGTCGGTGCTCTTACAAAGATCCGTATGGAGTTGAACATGGCTATTGTCCAACCCATAAAAAGACCAGAGTTGTACGAGAAAGTTGGTATCTCCGCTCCGGCAGGTGTGCTACTATGGGGACCTCCGGGTTGTGGTAAGACTTTGATTGCCAAAGCAGTAGCCAATGAATCACGCGCAAACTTTATTTCGATCAAAGGTCCTGAACTATTAAACAAATATGTTGGTGAATCTGAAAGAGCCATCAGACAAGTTTTCACCAGGGCACGTGCATCTGTTCCTTGCgttatattttttgatgagCTAGATGCTCTGGTACCTAGGAGAGACACATCTCTATCAGAGTCATCTTCGCGGGTTGTTAACACATTACTGACTGAATTGGATGGATTGAATGATAGAAGGGGTATATTTGTTATTGCGGCAACTAACAGGCCAGATATAATCGATCCAGCAATGTTACGTCCTGGAAGACTGGATAAGACGCTATTCATAGAGCTTCCAGATCTCACAGAAAAGCATGATATCTTAAAAACACTGATCAGATCCAATGGCACACCGTTAGCGCCTAATATTGATTTAAGTGTTATTGTGAGCGATGAGCGTTGTAGAAATTTCTCTGGTGCAGATTTAGCATCTTTAGTTAGAGAAAGTTCTGTTTTAGCATTAAAGAGAAACTTCTTTAAATCTGATGAAATTGGTTCTGTGTTAGAGAACAATTTGGATAGAGAGTTTGAGGATTTATCGGTTGGAGTCTCGGAAGACGTTGTTGTAACTATGAAGGACTTCCAATTAGCTCttagaaaaatcaaaccgTCGGTTAGCGATAAGGATAGATTAAAGTATGAGAGATTAAATAAGAGAATGGGTTGGAACGATGAAGTTCAGCTACAAGGTGAACCTAACTCAACTTTAAATGAATAA
- a CDS encoding uncharacterized protein (similar to Ashbya gossypii AFR186W): MDQYIPLRTKVFRKPVRSIFYTQNNWKKFDEAGDGIFRLPSAEQYLAKREIIKENIIEYHYLLKKDQIDEGTLVSISGICIPVNTPLTDVLSEELTELFRSEELCGVDFVLSKTKIYPIKASEQKPMYYGYLIGEKNSLNTAHVQLTVLLQLHEGNVVEFVDLQSLSFIPMIAGVQSLNLKNISTSFQTKVFLPNLSNTSVAAAAIKPQIFLSGSVHSLVLQAKEILNSMISSIDGELYYSKLQNVSQVKLKYISSNYSTELTHLMMKYQTFIYLNPSKEEVEFQSSSTHLLELVKKEFTMEILSDVLELQLIFHDGEYNSIEKPIPELLLDLCLKYNITLLVENNRWNFVLVGDQQKLEKVLDWVSKNMQSTPLQVKYFVELDPSYKDFISGKKNGKISRIMDTTDVTINLDLQNGHGNMILTMFANDIKNAIAGQKLVSDELPSEKSFFIPEAYHRPVIGTGGSVIQTIMRKHNVFIQFSNSFLLPQNKLAHIRYDNVVIRCPSKNRNEIIPAKEELNQLAQEYSEMQPNVQLKLTPGQYRYLLNHNEKDKLSLVDNIGTIERRTSTYVLFPFQEPKEGFLLEIRGNDNQATIAARKLSESFGAELEVIITSPIIDIIGFSNSIIVPFLAMNIIVTTTDRLIRFTYKEGNKSISYALDILRDYLKKINVTIMDKSFINSWIVEPPKQPYPQNIENKKHTQHPNVYIQQHAYGYATL; encoded by the coding sequence ATGGACCAATACATTCCGTTAAGAACGAAGGTATTTAGGAAGCCGGTGCGGTCGATTTTTTATACACAAAATAATTGGAAGAAGTTTGATGAGGCTGGGGATGGCATCTTTAGGCTTCCATCTGCGGAGCAGTATTTGGCGAAACGGGAGATTATTAAGGagaatattattgaataccattatttgttgaagaaggatCAGATTGATGAAGGAACGTTGGTTTCTATATCTGGGATTTGTATTCCTGTTAATACGCCGTTGACGGATGTGTTGAGTGAGGAATTGACGGAGTTGTTTCGTTCTGAGGAGCTTTGTGGGGTTGACTTTGTGTTGTCGAAGACGAAGATCTATCCGATCAAGGCTAGTGAACAAAAGCCGATGTATTATGGGTATTTGATAGGGGAGAAGAATTCGTTGAATACTGCGCATGTTCAATTGACGGTGCTGTTGCAGCTGCATGAGGGGAATGTTGTGGAGTTTGTGGACTTGCAGTCTTTGTCTTTTATTCCAATGATTGCCGGTGTGCAGTcattgaatttgaaaaatatctcGACAAGTTTCCAAACAAAGGTGTTTTTGCCTAATCTTTCGAATACCAGTGTTGCAGCGGCAGCGATAAAACCGCAGATATTTTTATCTGGGTCTGTGCATTCTTTGGTACTTCAGGCGAAAGAGATCTTGAATTCCATGATAAGTTCCATTGATGGGGAGTTGTACTATTCGAAGCTTCAGAATGTGTCGCAGGTAAAACTAAAGTATATTTCGTCCAACTATTCTACGGAGTTGACTCACTTGATGATGAAGTATCAAACATTCATCTATCTAAATCCTTCCAAGGAGGAGGTTGAGTTTCAGTCGTCATCAACTCATCTACTAGAGCTGGTTAAGAAGGAATTTACCATGGAGATTTTATCTGATGTTTTAGAATTGCAATTAATATTTCACGATGGGGAATACAACTCGATTGAAAAACCAATACCAGAGCTTTTACTAGATTTATGTCTAAAATACAACATAACTCTACTTGTGGAGAACAATCGCTGgaattttgttcttgtagGCGACCAACAAAAGCTCGAAAAGGTGCTAGACTGGGTTTCTAAAAACATGCAGAGCACTCCGTTACAGGTGAAGTACTTTGTGGAATTGGACCCATCGTATAAGGATTTTATTTCAGGTAAGAAAAACGGCAAAATTTCGCGTATTATGGACACAACCGATGTCACAATCAACTTAGATTTACAAAACGGCCATGGTAACATGATCCTCACTATGTTTGCCAACGATATCAAAAATGCGATTGCAGGTCAGAAGCTGGTCTCTGATGAATTGCCATCTGAAAAGTCATTTTTCATTCCTGAAGCTTATCACAGGCCTGTGATAGGCACCGGAGGTTCTGTAATCCAAACTATTATGAGAAAGCATAATGTCTTCATACAGTTTTCCAACAGTTTCCTGCTTCCTCAAAATAAGCTCGCTCATATTAGATATGACAACGTTGTCATTAGGTGTCCGTCGAAAAATCGTAATGAAATTATTCCTGCCAAGGAAGAGTTAAATCAGCTAGCTCAGGAGTACAGCGAAATGCAGCCAAATGTACAATTAAAATTGACTCCTGGCCAGTACAGATATCTGTTAAATCACAATGAAAAGGACAAGCTATCCCTCGTGGATAACATTGGTACAATCGAAAGACGTACTTCTACTTATGTGTTGTTCCCATTCCAAGAGCCAAAGGAGGGCTTCTTATTAGAAATAAGAGGGAACGATAATCAGGCCACTATTGCAGCCAGAAAATTATCTGAGTCCTTTGGAGCAGAATTGGAGGTAATTATCACATCACCTATAATAGATATCATAGGTTTTTCGAACTCAATTATTGTTCCATTTCTTGCCATGAATATCATAGTGACAACTACTGATCGTCTAATTCGGTTTACATACAAAGAAGGCAACAAATCTATCTCATATGCATTGGATATCCTACGtgattatttaaaaaagattaaCGTTACAATAATGGACAAATCTTTTATCAATTCATGGATAGTGGAGCCGCCAAAGCAACCTTATCCTCAAAacatagaaaacaaaaagcaTACGCAACATCCAAACGTCTATATCCAACAACATGCCTACGGGTATGCCACTTTATAA
- the GRC3 gene encoding polynucleotide 5'-hydroxyl-kinase (similar to Ashbya gossypii AFR189C), producing the protein MLNTSSTVPVYEDSVSESESEGSLVSVEPSITAQETISSSANEEYDSDESNTGNDGINGCSDKIFVARAGVNFFNLPQNNSIIICLHKYEQLMISGTFQAQIIKGGITYNSVHYNGGPQFLEFWHPISDSIPPIVASFYAAWEERTFNGATTVPLETMNEYECIIRVKNGPNIHDVSKFTHELAKLWTEEYISTQGQTFKILNENDESVRKLLISKQWSKTIDEMMLHHMNCEADTRVLCIGGKKSGKSTLLRLLMQKFLHGCRAASTDENNTLPHDADMVHYLDMDPGQPEYSAPDSISWCKVTSKSLSLGQHLAQGKREMLKEIYIGSSSPQSWPETYITSMESIITAWETENLMGTSVLNLPGWVKGFGIKIINKAVELFKPTHIVFLIHGNKPISKEIIVPDMFTTSQREFYQPFIYNIPLFHYHPTIGQSSQDPRFHAANIRQFRLLAYLHRKQNLLYDPEPLLKSAPLQISFGVDGIKAFQFLQHRSQQFHPDDIANVLQGCVVGIFITQRLPEVKFQGPFPMAKTAVYAPEMEFITLALIHSIDTKNKFINIYVPGHRLEYLQAATGHFVLIRGNTDTPIGELYPYVIFGSANDDVPYINFGKKKKHEHVWKVRKNIKRRGHFIKC; encoded by the coding sequence ATGTTGAATACTTCATCAACAGTACCTGTTTACGAAGATTCAGTGTCAGAATCGGAATCAGAAGGATCATTAGTTTCCGTAGAGCCATCTATAACAGCTCAGGAAACAATAAGCTCTTCAGCTAATGAAGAGTACGACTCAGATGAGTCTAATACTGGTAATGACGGCATAAATGGGTGTTCTgacaaaatatttgttgcTAGAGCTGGTGTgaactttttcaatttaCCTCAGAATAATTCAATTATAATCTGTCTTCATAAATATGAACAGCTTATGATTTCAGGGACGTTTCAAGCTCAGATTATCAAGGGTGGAATAACTTACAATTCAGTACATTATAATGGTGGGCCCcaatttcttgaattttGGCATCCAATTTCTGATTCTATCCCCCCTATTGTCGCTTCATTCTATGCAGCTTGGGAAGAGCGTACATTCAATGGTGCTACAACAGTACCCTTAGAGACGATGAATGAGTATGAGTGCATAATAAGAGTGAAAAACGGACCAAATATTCACGATGTAAGCAAGTTCACACATGAACTGGCCAAGTTATGGACTGAAGAATACATTTCAACCCAGGGACAAACATTTAAAATACTGAATGAAAACGATGAGTCTGTTCGCAAACTGCTAATAAGCAAACAATGGTCAAAGACaattgatgagatgatGCTGCACCATATGAACTGTGAAGCAGATACACGCGTGCTGTGTATTGGAGGTAAGAAGAGCGGTAAAAGTACTTTACTAAGGCTTTTAATGCAGAAATTTCTTCATGGGTGCAGAGCAGCAAGCACCGATGAAAATAACACTTTACCTCATGACGCAGATATGGTTCACTATTTAGATATGGATCCAGGTCAACCGGAGTATTCTGCGCCCGATTCAATATCGTGGTGTAAAGTTACTTCAAAGTCATTATCGTTAGGCCAGCATCTGGCTCAGGGGAAAAGAGAAATGCTAaaagagatatatatagggTCGTCATCGCCGCAGTCATGGCCTGAAACCTATATTACATCTATGGAAAGCATTATCACTGCATGGGAAACAGAAAATTTGATGGGGACATCAGTATTAAATTTACCAGGTTGGGTTAAAGGATTTGGTATTAAAATCATAAATAAAGCTGTAGAGCTGTTCAAACCAACCCACATAGTGTTTTTGATACATGGAAATAAACCAATATCTAAGGAGATAATTGTCCCAGATATGTTCACAACGTCTCAAAGAGAGTTCTATCAACcttttatttataatatacccctgtttcattatcatccaACCATCGGTCAGTCCTCTCAAGATCCACGTTTTCATGCTGCAAACATCAGACAATTTCGATTATTGGCATATCTTCATAGAAAACAGAACCTCTTATATGATCCAGAACCTCTTCTTAAATCTGCGCCTCTCCAAATATCGTTTGGAGTTGATGGCATCAAGGCCTTTCAATTTCTACAACACAGGTCGCAACAGTTTCACCCCGATGATATAGCAAATGTTTTACAAGGTTGCGTTGTAGGAATTTTCATTACACAAAGGCTACCAGAGGTTAAATTCCAGGGTCCCTTCCCAATGGCCAAAACTGCTGTTTATGCACCTGAAATGGAATTTATCACACTAGCTTTAATTCATTCGATAGACACTAAAAAcaagttcatcaacatATACGTGCCTGGGCATAGACTAGAATACCTTCAAGCGGCCACTGGTCATTTTGTGCTAATTAGAGGCAATACAGATACTCCAATTGGCGAACTGTATCCATACGTCATATTTGGTTCGGCCAATGATGATGTTCCTTATATtaattttggaaaaaagaagaagcatgAACATGTGTGGAAAGTGCGGAAGAATATTAAGAGAAGAGGCCACTTTATTAAGTGTTAG
- the GDI1 gene encoding Gdi1p (similar to Ashbya gossypii AFR183C), whose product MDEDYDVIVLGTGLTECILSGLLSVEGKKVLHIDRQDHYGGESASVTLSQLYGKFKQNPLSKEEIEGRFGRDRDWNVDLIPKFLMANGELTNILVHTDVTRYVEFKQVSGSYVYNKGKVYKVPANEMEAISSPFMGIFEKRRMKKFLEWIGDYKEDDIKTHQGLDLDNNTMDEVYYKFGLGSSTKDFIGHAMALWTNDDYLQQPARPTFERIVLYVQSVARYGKSPYLYPLYGLGELPQGFTRLSAVFGGTYMLNTPVEKVMYTEDGKFQGILTKEGTARAPVVIADPTYFPEKCQSTGQKVIRAICILDHPVANTSNADSCQIIISQSQVGRKNDIYIAVVSDTHHVASKGHYLAIVSTIIETDKPHIELEPAFKILGNIEERFMGIAEIFEPKEDGSKDNIYLSKSYDASSHFESMTDDVKDIYFRVTGHPLVLKKRETVESEQ is encoded by the coding sequence ATGGACGAAGATTACGACGTTATTGTTCTAGGTACAGGGCTTACCGAATGTATATTGTCTGGGTTACTCTCTGTTGAGGGTAAGAAGGTTTTGCATATTGATAGGCAGGACCATTATGGTGGAGAATCAGCATCGGTAACCCTTTCTCAGCTTTATGGTAAGTTCAAGCAGAATCCATTGTCAAAGGAGGAAATTGAGGGTAGGTTTGGTCGGGACCGTGATTGGAACGTAGACTTGATACCCAAGTTCTTGATGGCGAATGGGGAATTGACGAACATTCTTGTGCACACGGATGTGACGAGGTATGTGGAGTTCAAGCAGGTGAGTGGGTCTTATGTGTATAACAAGGGTAAGGTTTACAAGGTTCCAGCAAATGAGATGGAAGCAATTTCATCGCCATTTATGGGCATATTTGagaagaggaggatgaagaagtttcttGAATGGATTGGAGATTATAAGGAAGACGACATAAAGACCCATCAGGGGTTGGATTTGGACAACAACACGATGGATGAGGTGTACTACAAGTTTGGTTTGGGGAGTAGCACGAAGGATTTCATTGGCCATGCCATGGCGTTGTGGACCAATGATGACTACCTTCAGCAACCAGCAAGACCGACTTTTGAGAGAATTGTCTTGTATGTGCAGAGTGTAGCCCGCTACGGCAAGTCTCCGTATCTCTACCCGTTATATGGTTTAGGTGAGCTCCCTCAAGGCTTTACTAGATTGTCTGCTGTCTTTGGTGGCACCTACATGTTGAACACACCTGTTGAAAAGGTGATGTATACGGAGGATGGCAAATTCCAAGGTATTCTAACTAAAGAAGGAACTGCCAGAGCGCCAGTGGTCATTGCGGATCCAACTTACTTTCCAGAGAAGTGCCAATCGACAGGACAAAAAGTGATCAGAGCCATTTGTATTTTGGATCACCCCGTGGCAAATACTTCGAATGCAGACTCGTGTCAAATAATCATCTCGCAATCTCAAGTGGGCAGAAAGAACGACATCTACATTGCCGTGGTATCCGACACTCATCACGTAGCCTCCAAGGGCCATTACTTGGCTATCGTATCAACCATAATCGAGACGGACAAACCTCATATTGAACTAGAGCCTGCCTTCAAGATTCTTGGCAACATTGAGGAACGTTTTATGGGTATTGCTGAGATTTTCGAACCTAAAGAAGACGGCTCAAAAGACAACATCTATTTGTCCAAGTCTTACGATGCTTCCTCACATTTTGAGTCCATGACAGATGATGTCAAGGACATCTACTTCAGGGTTACCGGACACCCATTAGTCTTGAAGAAAAGAGAAACGGTTGAATCCGAGCAGTGA
- the SNF6 gene encoding Snf6p (similar to Ashbya gossypii AFR185C) → MAKRGRKPLNRGWRLLQQNGHHGQGQHGTGMHSQQGSVQQKLEKHKSQRLNPEQIGTSVHDESDTISFRNHLLANYILTAEWMDVLTTQAVPVSRIRKPRIYSEETRVEAMRQQLSGCLEEVEQLERRLESHAKQGLFGEPTPFRQCWKELSRNPFDKEVLDRVQEKYEKHFGLTIRPDTTVIYRNRFSYAAHLVGNKAPDNYWTELYPQLKERELQLQREQLKRERLEKERIKMEEEMLKKQLEEEEELKRKEQEERERQLQLQIQSDAAVQQATEQQEQDVNPAGNQLLDSMFNDINTEPFNTGFDDAFGGLDSAFF, encoded by the coding sequence ATGGCGAAGAGAGGTAGGAAGCCGTTGAACAGGGGCTGGAGGTTGCTGCAGCAGAATGGGCATCATGGACAAGGCCAGCATGGGACGGGTATGCACAGCCAGCAGGGGTCTGTACAGCAGAAGTTAGAGAAGCACAAGTCGCAGAGGCTGAATCCCGAGCAGATAGGGACGTCAGTTCATGATGAGAGTGATACTATATCGTTTCGGAACCATTTGCTGGCGAATTATATTTTGACGGCGGAGTGGATGGATGTGTTGACGACGCAGGCGGTGCCTGTTAGTAGGATCAGGAAACCCAGGATATATTCTGAGGAGACGAGGGTTGAGGCGATGAGACAGCAGCTTAGTGGGTGTTTGGAAGAGGTGGAGCAGCTGGAGCGGCGTCTGGAGAGTCACGCCAAGCAGGGGCTGTTTGGTGAACCGACACCTTTTCGCCAGTGTTGGAAGGAGCTTTCAAGGAACCCGTTTGACAAAGAGGTGCTAGACCGAGTCCAGGAGAAATATGAGAAGCATTTTGGGTTAACAATAAGGCCAGACACTACGGTGATATATCGCAATAGATTTAGCTATGCCGCTCATCTGGTGGGGAATAAAGCACCCGATAATTATTGGACCGAGCTGTATCCGCAATTAAAAGAACGTGAGCTACAGCTGCAGCGAGAACAACTAAAAAGAGAACGTCTTGAAAAGGAGCGTATCAAGATGGAAGAAGAGATGCTTAAAAAGCAGttagaggaggaggaggaacTTAAACGgaaggagcaggaggaaCGCGAACGACAGCTGCAGTTGCAAATACAAAGCGATGCTGCAGTGCAACAGGCAACGgaacaacaagaacaagatgTTAACCCTGCAGGCAACCAGCTTCTGGACTCCATGTTTAATGACATAAATACAGAGCCGTTTAACACTGGCTTTGATGACGCCTTTGGCGGTTTAGATAGCGCATTCTTTTAA
- the GCG1 gene encoding gamma-glutamylcyclotransferase (similar to Ashbya gossypii AFR184C), producing the protein MTQEEGIWVVGYGSLIYKPPPHSTYCIPGLIYGFKRRFWQSSSDHRGTVESPGRVATLVPDPKSKVLAVSYYIPPDFVPQVTEYLNVREQDGYKACTVLTHLHPPQDLPLLAQERLDKLPIDVSTGKHTVESVVYIGTEDNGSYIGPEPIIDTARVIATNVGPSGSNYDYLKLLHDALNRMAAAMRCKLSDIEDTYLDNLFEAVQLTT; encoded by the coding sequence ATGACTCAAGAGGAAGGTATCTGGGTGGTCGGCTACGGCTCGCTAATATACAAGCCTCCACCACACTCCACCTACTGTATCCCTGGCTTAATATATGGCTTCAAGAGGCGATTCTGGCAGAGCAGTTCTGATCATCGTGGCACCGTTGAGTCTCCTGGAAGAGTCGCAACTCTGGTACCGGATCCCAAGAGCAAGGTACTTGCTGTCTCCTACTACATCCCGCCAGATTTCGTCCCACAGGTCACAGAATATCTCAATGTGAGAGAGCAAGATGGTTACAAAGCTTGCACTGTGCTAACACACTTACACCCCCCACAAGACCTCCCTCTACTCGCTCAAGAGCGCCTAGACAAGCTGCCGATTGACGTCTCTACAGGTAAACATACTGTCGAATCAGTTGTGTACATTGGTACTGAAGATAATGGCTCATACATCGGCCCCGAGCCTATAATTGATACTGCACGTGTCATTGCCACCAATGTCGGTCCCAGTGGTTCCAACTATGATTACTTGAAGCTGCTCCATGACGCATTAAACCGCATGGCCGCCGCCATGCGTTGCAAACTATCAGATATTGAAGACACCTACCTTGACAACTTATTCGAAGCAGTGCAGCTCACGACATAA
- the LSM2 gene encoding Sm-like protein LSM2 (similar to Ashbya gossypii AFR182C) — MLFFSFLKTLVDQEVTVELKNDIELKGTLKSVDQFLNLKLDNISCNNNAKYPHLSSVRNIFIRGSTVRYVYLNKSIVDTNLLQDAARREAVSEKK; from the exons ATGCTATTCTTCTCCTTCCTCAAAACCTTAGTTGATCAAGAGGTTACAGTAGAA CTCAAAAATGACATTGAATTGAAAGGCACTCTGAAGTCTGTTGATCAGTTCCTAAACCTCAAACTGGATAACATATCTTGTAATAACAATGCAAAGTATCCCCATCTCTCCAGTGTACGCAACATATTCATTAGAGGTTCTACCGTGCGGTATGTGTACTTGAACAAAAGCATAGTGGACACAAATCTATTGCAGGATGCAGCGAGAAGAGAAGCCGTGAGtgaaaagaaatag